The genomic window GAGTCCCAGATTCCCGGCTCCGGCTGGAGGCGGGCCCATTCGATCCCGATCCGGTACACCTGAACCCCGAGCCGGGCGGCCAGTTCGATGTCGGAGGGATGGCGCTCGAGGAAGTCGACCGAATTCAGGTATTCGTCCCCGGCCTCGCCCGAGTCGATGTAGCGGGTCCAGTTGCTGTCGGGAGCGTGGCCCTCCGACTGGAAGCCGGATGACGCGACTCCCCAGAGGAATTCGTCGCCCAACGGCGCGACGGTCGCGTGCGCCGAGGGAACTGCCCCCGGCGCGAGCGCCACGGTCGCGGTCATGGCGAGGGTGACGAGGGCGTATCCGCACTTCCGTGTTCGCATGGAGCTCCTGTCTCCGTCCGGAACCACTCGGTCGTGCACGCACCGCACGAAGCTCGACCGCAACCGAGCCCGTGCCGATGATCCGTCACTGTAGCTGTCCGATTGCTGACCCGTCAGCGTAGCTGGCGGATTGCTGGATTTTCGGCGCGCCACGCCGTGCCGACCGATCGCCCGGGTGGTGGCGCACTACCGGCGCGATCACAACAATCCGAAAATGGCAATCACGCGACGCTATCGAGATCGACTCGGTTGCCTACCGGTCGTGCCCGATTTGCCACGTTGGGGTAGAGAGCCGCTTCAGAATGATCGAAAACACTCTCAGGTCAGCTCGGACCTCGTGTCGCCCATGCGCGTCCCCTCGCCCCGCGGGCGGCACGTCCCAACTACCGGGTGAGGGAAAGGCAGGTCTGATTCATGAAGTCCCAGAGACGACTTCGCCCCGTGGCGCGGATCGCGCTGCTGATCGGCGCGGCGGTCACCGGACTCGCCGTCGCGGCCCCGGCGCAGGGTGAACCGCTGTGGCCCGGTGGACCCGACATCCCGGGCGTGCCCCCGTTGGTCCTGCCCCCGCTGGCTCCGCCCGCGCCGGTGGTGGCGCCGTGCACCGCCGAGGCGGCGCGCGGGTGCATGCGCCTGTCGACGAACGAGGCGTGGCTGATGGACAACGGCAGGGTCGTCTACGGCCCGACCCCGATTTCGCACGGCAGGCCCGGCTTCCGGACCCGGGTGGGCGTCTTCGACGTGGATTTCAAGCGCGAGGACCACTGGAGCACCATGCACCACGTCTGGATGAAGTACGCGGTCTTCTTCGACGGCGACATCGCCACTCACATCGGCCCGATCGAGGAGGAGTCGCACGGGTGCATCCGCATGACACCCGACGGTGCGCGCGAATTCTTCGATTACCTCTCGCCCGGTGACATCATCGAAGTCGTGCCGTAACGACGCCTCCGCTCCTCATGTCTGCTGACACCTCGCGGGTTCGGGTGGACAGTGAGCTCAC from Nocardia bhagyanarayanae includes these protein-coding regions:
- a CDS encoding L,D-transpeptidase; protein product: MKSQRRLRPVARIALLIGAAVTGLAVAAPAQGEPLWPGGPDIPGVPPLVLPPLAPPAPVVAPCTAEAARGCMRLSTNEAWLMDNGRVVYGPTPISHGRPGFRTRVGVFDVDFKREDHWSTMHHVWMKYAVFFDGDIATHIGPIEEESHGCIRMTPDGAREFFDYLSPGDIIEVVP